A stretch of Lathyrus oleraceus cultivar Zhongwan6 chromosome 6, CAAS_Psat_ZW6_1.0, whole genome shotgun sequence DNA encodes these proteins:
- the LOC127097480 gene encoding protein BIC1, with translation MVQFCMKENNSNTMTQQSSTKPHDQMDLEFKKPHQLKDNSLKEQQGNVIMDVTKGTLIVEAEEESGREKLKRHRVEMAGRVWIPDIWGQEEFLKDWIDCTTFDPPLISSAKIVTARTALVQEATATARC, from the coding sequence ATGGTTCAATTTTGCATGAAAGAGAACAACTCAAACACCATGACTCAACAATCCTCTACTAAACCACATGACCAAATGGATCTTGAATTCAAGAAACCTCATCAACTCAAAGACAACAGTCTTAAGGAGCAACAAGGTAACGTAATCATGGATGTAACAAAAGGGACATTAATTGTTGAGGCAGAAGAGGAAAGTGGAAGAGAGAAGTTGAAGAGGCATAgagttgaaatggctggaagaGTGTGGATTCCAGATATATGGGGGCAAGAAGAGTTTTTGAAGGATTGGATAGATTGTACAACGTTTGATCCTCCTTTGATTTCTTCTGCCAAAATTGTGACAGCAAGAACAGCTTTGGTTCAAGAAGCCACTGCTACAGCTAGGTGTTGA